From Mus pahari chromosome 20, PAHARI_EIJ_v1.1, whole genome shotgun sequence, the proteins below share one genomic window:
- the Rrad gene encoding GTP-binding protein RAD produces the protein MTLNGSSGASGSRGAGRERDRRRGSTPWGPAPPLHRRSMPVDERDLQAALAPGSLATTAAGTRTQGQRLDWPEGSSDSLSSGGSGSEESIYKVLLLGAPGVGKSALARIFGGIEDGPEAEAAGHTYDRSITVDGEEASLMVYDIWEQDGGCWLPGHCMAMGDAYVIVYSITDKGSFEKASELRVQLRRARQTDDVPIILVGNKSDLVRSREVSVDEGRACAVVFDCKFIETSAALHHNVQALFEGVVRQIRLRRDSKEDNARRQAGARRRESLGKKAKRFLGRIVARNSRKMAFRAKSKSCHDLSVL, from the exons ATGACCCTGAATGGTAGCAGCGGAGCAAGTGGGAGCCGTGGCGCCGGCCGGGAGCGCGACCGCCGTCGAGGCAGCACCCCATGGGGCCCGGCACCCCCACTGCACCGCAGGAGCATGCCAGTAGATGAGCGAGACCTTCAGGCGGCGCTAGCCCCGGGCTCCTTGGCAACGACTGCCGCTGGAACTCGGACACAGGGGCAGAGGCTGGACTGGCCCGAAGGCTCCTCCGACTCGCTCAGTTCTGGAGGCAGCGGCTCAGAGGAGAGCATTTACAAGGTGCTGCTGCTCGGGGCGCCTGGTGTGGGCAAAAGCGCTCTGGCGCGCATCTTTGGTGGTATAGAAGACGGacctgaagcagaagcagcag GGCACACATATGACCGTTCTATCACTGTGGATGGAGAAGAAGCATCACTAATGGTCTATGACATTTGGGAACAG GATGGGGGCTGCTGGCTGCCTGGCCACTGCATGGCCATGGGGGATGCATACGTCATTGTGTACTCCATCACGGACAAGGGCAGCTTTGAGAAGGCCTCAGAACTCCGGGTCCAGCTGCGGCGGGCCCGGCAGACAGACGACGTGCCCATCATTCTCGTGGGCAACAAGAGTGACCTGGTGCGCTCTCGTGAAGTCTCCGTGGACG AGGGCCGGGCCTGCGCAGTGGTCTTCGACTGCAAGTTCATCGAGACATCAGCAGCGCTGCATCACAATGTCCAGGCACTGTTCGAGGGGGTCGTGCGCCAGATACGCCTGCGCAGGGACAGCAAAGAGGATAACGCCCGGCGGCAAGCTGGCGCTCGGCGACGGGAGAGCCTTGGCAAGAAGGCCAAACGCTTTCTGGGCCGCATCGTGGCTCGCAACAGCCGCAAGATGGCCTTCCGTGCCAAGTCCAAGTCCTGCCATGACCTCTCTGTTCTCTAA